From Salmo salar chromosome ssa09, Ssal_v3.1, whole genome shotgun sequence:
GATGGGTACAGGGGGATGAGTACAGGGGGGTGAGTACAGGGGGATGAGTACAGGGGGGTGAGTACAGGGGGGTGAGTACAGGGGATGAGTACAGGGGATGAGTACAGGGGGGTGGGTACAGGGGGGTGGGTACAGGGGGATGAGTACAGGGGGATGAGTATAGGGGGGTGGGTACAGGGGGATGGGTACAGGGGGATGGATACAGGGGGATGAGTACAGGGGATGGTTACAGGGGATGAGTACAGGGGGTGAGTACAGGGGATGGTTACAGGGGGATGAGTACAGGGGGTGAGTACAGGGGATGGTTACAGGGGGATGAGTACAGGGGGCTGAGTACAGGGGGTGAGTACAGGGGGATGAGTACAGGGGGTGAGTACAGGGGGTGGGTACAGGGGGATGGATACAGGGGGGTGAGTACAGGGGGTGAGTACAGGGGATGGTTACAGGGGGATGAGTACAGGGGATGGTTACAGGGGGATGAGTACAGGGGGTGAGTACAGGGGGGTGAGTACAGGGGATGGTTACAGGGGGATGAGTACAGGGGGGTGAGTACAGGGGGATGAGTACAGGGGGTGGGTACAGGGGATGAGTACAGGGGGGTGGGTACAGGGGGGTGGGTACAGGGGGATGGGATACAGGGGGTGAGTACAGGGGGGTGGTTACAGGGGGATGGTTACAGGGGATGGGTACAGGGGGATGGGTACAGGGGGATGAGTACAGGGGGTGAGTACAGGGGGATGAGTACAGGGGGGTGAGTACAGGGGGTGAGTACAGGGGGATGAGTACAGGGGGATGAGTACAGGGGGATGAGTACAGGGGGTGGGTACAGGGGGTGGGTACAGGGGGATGAGTACAGGGGGATGAGTACAGGGGGGTGAGTATAGGGGGGTGGGTACAGGGGGATGGGTACAGGGGGTGAGTACAGGGGGGTGAGTACAGGGGGATGGGTACAGGGGGGTGAGTACAGGGGGATGGTTACAGGGGGTGGTTACAGGGGATGGTTACAGGGACAGGGGGATCAGTACAGGGGGGGTGGATACAGGGGGGATGGGTACAGGGGGATGGGTACAGGGGGATGGGTACAGGTGGATGGGTACAGGCGGATGGGTACAGGTGGATGGGTACAGGGGGATGGGTACAGAAAGGTACAGGTGGATGGGTACAGGTGGATGGGTGCAGGTGGATGGGTGCAGGTGGATGGGTACAGGTGGATGGGTACAGGTGGATGGGTACAGGGGATGGGTACAGGGGATGGGTACAGGGGGATGGGTACAGATGGGTACAGAGGGATGGGTACAGATAGGTACAGAGGGATGGGTACAGGTAGATGGGTACAGGTGGATGGGTACAGGTGGATGGGTACAGGTGGATGGGTACAGATAGGTACAGGTGGATGGGTACAGGTGGATTGGTACAGGGGGATGGGTACAGATAGGTACAGGTGGATGGGTACAGGTGGATGGGTACAGGTGGATGGGTACAGGGGGATGGGTACAGATAGGTACAGGTGGATGGGTACAGGTGGATGGGTACAGGTGGATGGGTACAGGGGGATGGGTACAGGTGGATGGGTACAGGGGGATGGGTACAGATAGGTACAGGTGGATGGGTACAGGTGGATGGGTACAGGGGGATGGGTACAGATAGGTACAGGTGGATGGGTACAGGTGGATGGGTACAGGTGGATGGGTACAGGGGGATGGGTAACATCtgatgtccctctaatcactctgacgtcaatgtaaatgtaatggaatatctaatcaaacacttcatgagagaccatgagctcatgttgcgcagaagggaaataaacaatacaaaaaatgtacagtaaacattacactcacaaaagttccaaaataataaagacatttcaaatgttatattatgtgcaaatagttaaagtacaaaagggaaaataaatcaacataaatatgggttgtatttacaatggtgtttgttcttcactggttgcccttttctttgtGACAACAGGctacacatcttgctgctgtgatggcacactgtggtatttcacacaatagatatgggagtttatcaaaatggggtttgttttcaaattatttgtgggtctgtgtaatctgagggaaatatgtgtctctaatatggtcatacatttggcaggaggttaggaagtgcagctcagtttccacctcattttgtgggcagtgtgcacatagcctgtcttctcttgagagccaggtctgcccacggcggcctttctcaatagcaaggctatactcactgagtctgtaaatagtcaaagcttttcttaattttgggtcagtcacagtggtcaagtaTTCTGTTTTTTTATGCCTTTCCAGTGTATCAAGTAATGATATTTaaattttctcatgatttggttgggtctaattgtgatgctgtcctggggctctgttgggtctgtttgtgtttcccTCCCTCCAGTTAGAAGGGATGTGGGGTGGGCTGGCctgggggagagggatgagggtgGGCCTGAGGTaagggagaggtggggggtgaGGGTGGGGAGGAGGTAAAGGAGAGGTTGGGGCTGGGGTCAggggtgggggaggaggtgggaAGGGGAGTTGAGGAGTGGGGTgaggggtggggaggaggtggGAAGGGGGGTGAGGAGTGAGGTGAGGGTGGGGAGGAGGTGGTAAGGGGAGGTGAGGAGTGGGGTGAGGGTGGTGAGGAGGTGGGAAGGGGGGGTGAGGAGTGAGGTGAGGGTGGGGAGGAGGTGGTAAGGGGAGGTGAGGAGTGGGGTAAGGGTTGGGAGGAGGTGGGAAGGGGAGGTGAGGAgtggggtgagggtgagggtggggAGGAGGTGGGAAGGGGAGGTGAGGAGTGAGGTGAGGGTGGGGAGGAGGTGGGAAGGGGAGGTGAGGAGTGGGGTGAGGGTGGGGAGGAGGTGGGAAGGGGAGTTGAGGAGTGGGGTGAAGGTAGGGAGGAGGTgggaaggagaggtggggggtggggtgaggGTGGGAAGGGGAGTTGAGGAGTGGGGTGAGGGTGGGGAGGAGGTGGGAAGGGGAGTTGAGGAGTGGGGTGAGGGTGGGGAGGAGGTGGGAAGGGGAGGTGAGGAGTGGGGTGAGGTGAGGGTGGGGAGGAGGTGGTAAGGAGAGGTGAGGGGTGGGGTGTCTGATGGATGGAGGTCCTTTCTCCAGAGAGGAGTGGGAGTTGCCAAGTGGGGAAGTGGAGAGACATCTCTGTAAACAGTGGGGCCCTTTGAAGaggtctctccttctcctcctcatccccctttctctccctcctcaactgtccctctccctccctcctctccaccctgacATTGGCCTGTTGCCTGTGTGTTGTGAGGATGTTGTTTTGAGGTCTTAATCCTAACCCTGTTTATCAGGGTGAGTGTCACTGAGAGATGTTGAGGCTGAATGGGTCCTGATGTGGTTCTGAGAGAGTAATGTTGATTGAcggctctctctcccttactctcctgtctctccctctctggctttATTGCCATGGGAAACACACAGTTTCTTCGGAAAGTActgagaccccttgactttttccacattttgttacgttacagcattattctaagatggattaaataaagaaaattcctcagaaatctacacacaataccccataatgacaaagcaaaacagaaataccttatttacataagtattcaacctctttgctatgagactcgaaatgtagctcaggtgcatcctgtttccattgatgatccttcagatgtttctccaacttgattggagtccacttgtggtaaattcaattgattggacatgatttgaaaggcatacacctgtctatataaggtcccacagttgacagtgcatgtcagagcaaaagccaagccatcacgtcgaaggaattgtccgtagagctccgagacaggattgtgtcgaggcacagatctggggaaggataccaaaaaatgtctgcagatttgaaggtccccaagaacacagtagcctccatcattcttaaatggaagaagtttggaaccaccaagactcttcctagagctgtccgcccagccaaactgagcaatcgggggagaagggccttggtcagggaggtgactaagaacccgatggtggtcactctgacagatctccagagttcctctgtggagatgggagaaccttccagaaggacaaccatctctgcagcactccaccaaaggCCTTTGTGGTAGGGTGACCAGAcagaaaggcacatgacagcccgcttggagtttgccaaaaggcacttaaacaagattttctggtctgatgaaaccaagattgaactctttggcctgaatgccaagcgtcacgtctggaggaaacctggcaccatccctacggtgaagcatggtggtggcagcatcatgctgtgaggatgtttttcagtggcagggactgggagactagtcaggatcaaggcaaagatgaatggagcaaagtacagagaaatccttgatgaaaacgtactccagagcgctcaggacctcagactgggggcgaaggttcacctaccaacaggacaacgaccctaagcacacagccaagacaacacaggagtggtttcgggacaagtctctgaatgtccttgagtggcccagccagagcccggacctaaacctgagtggcgcagcggtctaaggcactgtatctcagtgctaggggCGTCACTATTCGAtaccaggctgaatcacatccggccgtgagtTGGAGtcgggcgcacaattggcccagcgtcgtccgggttagggtttggccgaagTAGGCCGtcttgtcaataagaatttgtccttagctgacttgccttgttaaaaaaggttaaataaaaatgaaataaaaacatctttggagagacctgaaaatatctgtgcagcaactctccccatccaacctgacagagcttgagaggatctgcagagaacaatgtgagaaactccccaaatactgatGTGCCAAGTTtgtggcgtcatacccaagaagactcgaggttgtaatcgctgctaaaggtgcttttacaaagtaatgagtaaagggtctgaatactgatgtaaatgtgatatttccatttttttattttttataaatgagcaaaaatgtctaaaaacctgtttttgcttcatcattattgggtattgtgatatctttattgggtattgtgatgtcattattgggtattgtgatgtcattattggatattgtgatgtcattattgggtattgtgatgtcattattgggtattgtgatgtcattattggatattgtgatgtcattattggatattgtgtgtagattgatgagggggaaaaaaactatttttcgtcaattttagaataaggctgtaacctaacaaaatgtggaaaaagtcaaggggtctgaatactttctgaaggcactgtatgtttccATTGTTTCAATTCTTATTTCTCTTTAATCTCAATAAGAACAGAGGCCTGTAGTAGTTGAAGTCTGACACActgaacaatttaatcaattttagcatAATGCAGTtatgtaacaaaacgtggaaaaagtcaatgggtctgaatactttcgggaTGCACTGTAAACTTATGCAGTATCTATTGAAATGAATCGTATGAAGAGACCCTACTGACAGGAGAATGAGGCATCTCCACTGTGGTCTATGTTACATAAGGGatcactggaatataaaaggTTGGGAATCACTGTTCTCCACCACAACACCCCACCATGTTACCCTCCATGGACTGACTGTTCTCTACCACAACACCCCACTGTGTTACCCTCCATGGACTGACTGTTATCTACCACAACACCCcactgtgttatcctccatggacTGACTGTTCTCTACCACAACACCCCACGTGTTACCCTCCATGGACTGACTGTTCTCTACCATAACACCCCACCATGTTACCCTCCATGGACTGACTGTTCTCTACCACAACACCCCACTgtgttattctccatggactgaCTGTTCTCTACAACAGCACCCTACCGTGTTACCCTCCATGGACTGACTGTTATCTACCACAACACCCcactgtgttatcctccatggacTGACTGTTCTCTACCACAACACCCCACGTGTTACCCTCCATGGACTGACCGTTCTCTACCACAACACCCCACCGTGTTACCCTCCATGGACTGACTGTTCTCTACAACAACACCCCACCGTGTTACCCTCCATGGACTGACTATTCTCTACCACAACACCCCACCGTGTTACCCTCCATGGACTGACTGTTCTCTACCACAACACCCCACCGTGTTACCCTCCATGGACTGACTGTTCTCTACCACAACACCCCACTGTGTTACCCTCCATGGACCGACTGTTCTCTACCACAACACCCCACCGTGTTACCCTACATGGACTGACTGTTCTCTACCACAACACCCCACCGTGTTACCCTCCATGGACTGACTGTTCTCTACCACAACACCCCACGTGTTACCCTCCATGGACTGACTGTTCTCTACCACAACACCCCACGTGTTACCCTCCATGGACTGACCGTTCTCTACCACAACACCCCACCGTGTTACCCTCCATGGACTGACTGTTCTCTACAACAACACCCCACCGTGTTACCCTCCATGGACTGACTATTCTCTACCACAACACCCCACCGTGTTACCCTCCATGGACTGACTGTTCTCTACCACAACACCCCACCGTGTTACCCTCCATGGACTGACTGTTCTCTACCACAACACCCCACCGTGTTACCCTCCATGGACTGACTATTCTCTACCATAACACCCCACCATGTTACCCTCCATAGACTGACTGTTCTCTACCACAACACCCCACCGTGTTACCCTCCATGGACTGACTGTTCTCTACCATAACACCCCACCGTGTTACCCTCCATGGACTGACTGTTCTCTACCACAACACCCCACCGTGTTACCCTCCATGGACTGACTGTTCTCTACCACAACACCCCACCATGTTACAGTACCTTCCATCGACTGCTCAGCAGTCTTCTCTGCGACTTAATAAATGCGTTGTGacaaaatataataaatataacttttccatAAGTTCCTTGTCCCTCTTGTGTTTATGTTCAAGCTCCTCCCCCCACATCCCCATCACAATGGCTGGTGCATAGGGCAACAACAAAGGTTATCCACTTCTGTCGGTCTCTGACCGTTTTCTTCACCGCACCCCAGCTCTGTCTCCTTTGTATGTTCAGGCTTACCTGTCGTATCAGACATATAGCAGTCAGAGACATATTGTTATGGTATGATCATGAAGGAAGAAACGATAGCTTGCAAATAAACAGGCGTACAGGCTAACAGGCTCACAGGCTAACAGGCGTACAAGCTAACAGGATTACAGAATTACAGGCTTACATGCTATCAGGCtaacagactaaacaactttcaggctaacagactaacagtggtcccgtgtggctcaattggtagagcatggtgctggcatggtgtttgcaacgccagggttgtgggttcgagtcccatggggaaccagtacggagaaaaaatgtatgaattgtatgcattcactactgtaagtcgctctagataagagcgtctgctaaatgactcaaatgtaacagGCTTCATTTTGGTTGGTTTCTTCAAAAGAGACAACCGTTCTTGTGCACAGAGTATTTTTGATTAGAAACATTTGGTACTCATGTTTACTATGAATGAGAGAGAAAGTTCAGTTGGCATAATACCAATTCTGAAGGACAAACTTCAAATGGCCCAGAACAAACTGAAGAGAATCCCACTTAAGCTCAGCCCCTCACCCCACTCCTCACCTCCCCTtcccactcccccccccccccctcacctcaCTCCTCACCTCCCCATCACACcgagacagagatagaaagagactTGAATCACACcgagacagagatagaaagagactTGAATCACGCTTAAAAGAGGGGGAGTAGCACTCTAGGGTCTTGTAGGCGTATCACAGAATAGCTCTCTGGCTATGTCACTGCCATCTGGTACTGTAATAATCTAATTGCCTCCACATTAGGCATGGCTGGGATGCCTGACCCAGGACGAGGGCTGCCGCTACACCAGCCAAGTCAGGTGTTGCCCTCGTCGGCTGGGTGGCTGGGGGGGTCACAGGATCACCCTAAATAATATCGCACCTCATCTACCCACAAACCACAACTCACCCTCCCCTCAGCTCACCACTAAACCCCTAAACCTGTCAACCTCACCCTAGTAGAACGTCTCTGCTCTGTTGTTCCTTTAAAACAGAATCTATATGGCCATCTTGATTTTAGAGATCAGGTAATGGGGAATATACTGCTAAGATTTTACATAAACATACTGTGAGTTTGATTACGGTTTGCCCGTTGACAGTCGT
This genomic window contains:
- the LOC123744781 gene encoding extensin-like, translating into MLPIPLYPSTCTHPPVPIHLYLSVPIPLYPSTCTHPPVPICTHPPVPIHLYPSPCTHPPVPIHLYPSTCTYLYPSPCTHPPVPIHLYPSTCTYLYPSPCTNPPVPIHLYLSVPIHLYPSTCTHPPVPIYLYPSLCTYLYPSLCTHLYPSPCTHPLYPSPVPIHLYPSTCTHPPAPIHLHPSTCTHPPVPFCTHPPVPIHLYPSACTHPPVPIPLYPSPCTHPPCIHPPCTDPPVPVTIPCNHPL
- the LOC123744782 gene encoding vegetative cell wall protein gp1-like, with protein sequence MSLHFPTWQLPLLSGERTSIHQTPHPSPLLTTSSPPSPHPTPHLPFPPPPHPHPTPQLPFPPPPHPHPTPQLPFPPSPHPPPLLPTSSLPSPHSSTPLPTSSPPSPHSSPPLPTSSPPSPHSSPPLPTSSPPSPSPHSSPPLPTSSQPLPHSSPPLTTSSPPSPHSSPPLPTSSPPSPHSSPPLTTSSPPSPHSSPPFPPPPHPSPHSSTPLPTSSPTPDPSPNLSFTSSPPSPPTSPLPQAHPHPSPPGQPTPHPF